In one window of Notolabrus celidotus isolate fNotCel1 chromosome 17, fNotCel1.pri, whole genome shotgun sequence DNA:
- the nup58 gene encoding nucleoporin p58/p45 isoform X1 — translation MSGFNFGTGTLGAANAGGGFAFGAATSAPAASTGGFSFGTALGAAAPAPAAAATTTTPSLGLGGSLFGQKPTGGFSFNTPASIAAAPTAGLTLGAQATTAPTTGFSLAGFNKPTASATPFSLNAASTAAPAAPAGAGLTFGSVLTSTAPQQPAASGFTLNLGGTTSTAAAVSAIPSLGGSLFSNAPTLGLGQATLGGGGLMLGSLLAGSTVAAAAAAAAAAPAPSVGLGGVDFSTSSENKSDTSSGASAQDSKALKDENLPPVICQDVENFQKFVKDQKQVQEDISRMSSKAISKVQDDIKSLKQLLSVSASGLQRQALAIDKLKLETAQELKNADIALRTQKTPPGLQHENTAPSDYFRSLIEQFEVQLQQYRQQIEELENHLTTQSSGSHITPQDLTLAMQKLYQTFVAQAAQLQSVHENVKILKHQYLSYRRAFLEDSTDVFESKRASNRKWQSAQRVTTGPAPFSSVPNAAAVAMAATLTQQQQPTPGTQAPLGAGFGNPFASAVGTSLGSSTLGGFGGGPGFGGVGTGGSSFAFSSTSKPTGGSLSAGFGSSSSTGFNFSNPGLNPSAGLTFGVSNPPGFGAGAPLLQLKKPPAGNKRGKR, via the exons ATGTCGGGCTTTAACTTCGGCACAGGAACCCTCGGTGCCGCCAACGCCGGGGGAGGATTCGCGTTTGGAGCTGCAACCAG TGCACCTGCAGCCAGCACTGGTGGTTTCTCTTTTGGGACAGCTCTGGGTGCAGCAGCTCCAGCCCCTGCAGCGgctgccaccaccaccaccccatCGCTCGGCCTAGGAGGAAGTCTGTTTGGTCAGAAACCAACTGGAGGATTCTCTTTTAACACACCTGCCTCAA TTGCTGCTGCACCCACAGCAGGCCTTACATTAG GTGCCCAAGCAACGACGGCTCCAACCACCGGCTTCAGCTTGGCCGGCTTCAACAAGCCCACAGCATCAGCAACACCTTTCTCCCTCAACGCCGCCTCCACAGCAGCACCTGCAGCACCTGCAGGGGCAGGTTTAACATTTGGTTCTGTCCTGACATCTACAGCTCCTCAGCAGCCAGCAGCCTCAGGTTTCACCCTCAACCTTGGTGGCACAACATCCACAGCGGCTGCGGTCTCTGCCATCCCATCACTGGGTGGGAGTCTGTTCTCCAACGCTCCCACTTTAG GTTTGGGTCAGGCCACTCTTGGAGGAGGGGGGTTGATGCTGGGCTCTCTGCTAGCTGGCTCcacagtagcagcagcagcagcagcagcagcagcagcacctgcaCCCAGTGTTGGCCTGGGTGGAGTTGATTTCAGCACTTCCTCTGAAAACAAGAGTGACACATCATCTGGAGCCAGTGCACA GGACAGCAAAGCTTTAAAAGATGAGAACCTGCCTCCAGTCATCTGTCAGGATGTGGAGAACTTTCA gaaATTTGTTAAAGACCAGAAACAGGTTCAGGAGGACATCAGCAGGATGTCATCTAAAGCCATCTCTAAAGTCCAGGATGACATCAAAAGCCTCAAACAGCTGCTCTCTGTCAGCGCCAGCGGGCTGCAGCGCCAGGCTCTGGCTATTGACAAGCTGAAGCTGGAGACAGCACAG GAGCTGAAAAACGCTGACATCGCGCTGCGTACACAGAAGACTCCCCCTGGACTTCAGCATGAAAACACTGCCCCGTCAGA TTATTTCCGTAGCCTTATCGAGCAGTTTGAAGTGCAGCTGCAGCAGTATCGCCAGCAGATAGAAGAACTGGAGAACCACCTCACGACGCAGAGCAGCGGCTCCCACATCACCCCTCAGG ACCTGACTCTGGCCATGCAGAAGTTGTACCAGACCTTTGTTGCGCAGGCTGCTCAGCTCCAGTCTGTCCACGAGAATGTGAAG ATCTTGAAGCACCAGTACCTTTCCTACCGCCGGGCCTTCCTCGAAGACTCCACAGACGTCTTCGAGTCCAAACGGgcatcaaacaggaagtggcaGAGTGCGCAGCGAGTCACGACCGGGCCCGCCCCTTTCTCCAGTGTGCCCAACGCTGCAGCTGTGGCCATGGCAGCCACGTTGACCCAGCAACAGCAGCCAACTCCAG GGACTCAGGCACCCTTGGGGGCAGGGTTTGGAAACCCCTTTGCCTCAGCAGTGGGCACTAGCTTGGGCTCTTCTACCCTCGGAG GTTTTGGTGGTGGGCCAGGATTTGGTGGGGTGGGGACTGGGGGTTCTTCTTTTGCCTTCTCCTCCACCAGTAAGCCCACAGGAGGCAGTCTGAGTGCAG GTTTCGGTAGCAGCAGCAGTACAGGCTTCAACTTCAGTAACCCTGGCCTCAACCCCTCTGCCGGTCTGACCTTTGGCGTGTCTAACCCGCCGGGTTTTGGAGCCGGAGCGCCTCTCCTCCAACTAAAGAAACCCCCAGCTGGAAACAAAAGGGGCAAGAGATAG
- the nup58 gene encoding nucleoporin p58/p45 isoform X3 → MSGFNFGTGTLGAANAGGGFAFGAATSAPAASTGGFSFGTALGAAAPAPAAAATTTTPSLGLGGSLFGQKPTGGFSFNTPASIAAAPTAGLTLGAQATTAPTTGFSLAGFNKPTASATPFSLNAASTAAPAAPAGAGLTFGSVLTSTAPQQPAASGFTLNLGGTTSTAAAVSAIPSLGGSLFSNAPTLGLGQATLGGGGLMLGSLLAGSTVAAAAAAAAAAPAPSVGLGGVDFSTSSENKSDTSSGASAQDSKALKDENLPPVICQDVENFQKFVKDQKQVQEDISRMSSKAISKVQDDIKSLKQLLSVSASGLQRQALAIDKLKLETAQELKNADIALRTQKTPPGLQHENTAPSDYFRSLIEQFEVQLQQYRQQIEELENHLTTQSSGSHITPQDLTLAMQKLYQTFVAQAAQLQSVHENVKILKHQYLSYRRAFLEDSTDVFESKRASNRKWQSAQRVTTGPAPFSSVPNAAAVAMAATLTQQQQPTPGFGSSSSTGFNFSNPGLNPSAGLTFGVSNPPGFGAGAPLLQLKKPPAGNKRGKR, encoded by the exons ATGTCGGGCTTTAACTTCGGCACAGGAACCCTCGGTGCCGCCAACGCCGGGGGAGGATTCGCGTTTGGAGCTGCAACCAG TGCACCTGCAGCCAGCACTGGTGGTTTCTCTTTTGGGACAGCTCTGGGTGCAGCAGCTCCAGCCCCTGCAGCGgctgccaccaccaccaccccatCGCTCGGCCTAGGAGGAAGTCTGTTTGGTCAGAAACCAACTGGAGGATTCTCTTTTAACACACCTGCCTCAA TTGCTGCTGCACCCACAGCAGGCCTTACATTAG GTGCCCAAGCAACGACGGCTCCAACCACCGGCTTCAGCTTGGCCGGCTTCAACAAGCCCACAGCATCAGCAACACCTTTCTCCCTCAACGCCGCCTCCACAGCAGCACCTGCAGCACCTGCAGGGGCAGGTTTAACATTTGGTTCTGTCCTGACATCTACAGCTCCTCAGCAGCCAGCAGCCTCAGGTTTCACCCTCAACCTTGGTGGCACAACATCCACAGCGGCTGCGGTCTCTGCCATCCCATCACTGGGTGGGAGTCTGTTCTCCAACGCTCCCACTTTAG GTTTGGGTCAGGCCACTCTTGGAGGAGGGGGGTTGATGCTGGGCTCTCTGCTAGCTGGCTCcacagtagcagcagcagcagcagcagcagcagcagcacctgcaCCCAGTGTTGGCCTGGGTGGAGTTGATTTCAGCACTTCCTCTGAAAACAAGAGTGACACATCATCTGGAGCCAGTGCACA GGACAGCAAAGCTTTAAAAGATGAGAACCTGCCTCCAGTCATCTGTCAGGATGTGGAGAACTTTCA gaaATTTGTTAAAGACCAGAAACAGGTTCAGGAGGACATCAGCAGGATGTCATCTAAAGCCATCTCTAAAGTCCAGGATGACATCAAAAGCCTCAAACAGCTGCTCTCTGTCAGCGCCAGCGGGCTGCAGCGCCAGGCTCTGGCTATTGACAAGCTGAAGCTGGAGACAGCACAG GAGCTGAAAAACGCTGACATCGCGCTGCGTACACAGAAGACTCCCCCTGGACTTCAGCATGAAAACACTGCCCCGTCAGA TTATTTCCGTAGCCTTATCGAGCAGTTTGAAGTGCAGCTGCAGCAGTATCGCCAGCAGATAGAAGAACTGGAGAACCACCTCACGACGCAGAGCAGCGGCTCCCACATCACCCCTCAGG ACCTGACTCTGGCCATGCAGAAGTTGTACCAGACCTTTGTTGCGCAGGCTGCTCAGCTCCAGTCTGTCCACGAGAATGTGAAG ATCTTGAAGCACCAGTACCTTTCCTACCGCCGGGCCTTCCTCGAAGACTCCACAGACGTCTTCGAGTCCAAACGGgcatcaaacaggaagtggcaGAGTGCGCAGCGAGTCACGACCGGGCCCGCCCCTTTCTCCAGTGTGCCCAACGCTGCAGCTGTGGCCATGGCAGCCACGTTGACCCAGCAACAGCAGCCAACTCCAG GTTTCGGTAGCAGCAGCAGTACAGGCTTCAACTTCAGTAACCCTGGCCTCAACCCCTCTGCCGGTCTGACCTTTGGCGTGTCTAACCCGCCGGGTTTTGGAGCCGGAGCGCCTCTCCTCCAACTAAAGAAACCCCCAGCTGGAAACAAAAGGGGCAAGAGATAG
- the nup58 gene encoding nucleoporin p58/p45 isoform X2 produces MSGFNFGTGTLGAANAGGGFAFGAATSAPAASTGGFSFGTALGAAAPAPAAAATTTTPSLGLGGSLFGQKPTGGFSFNTPASIAAAPTAGLTLGAQATTAPTTGFSLAGFNKPTASATPFSLNAASTAAPAAPAGAGLTFGSVLTSTAPQQPAASGFTLNLGGTTSTAAAVSAIPSLGGSLFSNAPTLGLGQATLGGGGLMLGSLLAGSTVAAAAAAAAAAPAPSVGLGGVDFSTSSENKSDTSSGASAQDSKALKDENLPPVICQDVENFQKFVKDQKQVQEDISRMSSKAISKVQDDIKSLKQLLSVSASGLQRQALAIDKLKLETAQELKNADIALRTQKTPPGLQHENTAPSDYFRSLIEQFEVQLQQYRQQIEELENHLTTQSSGSHITPQDLTLAMQKLYQTFVAQAAQLQSVHENVKILKHQYLSYRRAFLEDSTDVFESKRASNRKWQSAQRVTTGPAPFSSVPNAAAVAMAATLTQQQQPTPGFGGGPGFGGVGTGGSSFAFSSTSKPTGGSLSAGFGSSSSTGFNFSNPGLNPSAGLTFGVSNPPGFGAGAPLLQLKKPPAGNKRGKR; encoded by the exons ATGTCGGGCTTTAACTTCGGCACAGGAACCCTCGGTGCCGCCAACGCCGGGGGAGGATTCGCGTTTGGAGCTGCAACCAG TGCACCTGCAGCCAGCACTGGTGGTTTCTCTTTTGGGACAGCTCTGGGTGCAGCAGCTCCAGCCCCTGCAGCGgctgccaccaccaccaccccatCGCTCGGCCTAGGAGGAAGTCTGTTTGGTCAGAAACCAACTGGAGGATTCTCTTTTAACACACCTGCCTCAA TTGCTGCTGCACCCACAGCAGGCCTTACATTAG GTGCCCAAGCAACGACGGCTCCAACCACCGGCTTCAGCTTGGCCGGCTTCAACAAGCCCACAGCATCAGCAACACCTTTCTCCCTCAACGCCGCCTCCACAGCAGCACCTGCAGCACCTGCAGGGGCAGGTTTAACATTTGGTTCTGTCCTGACATCTACAGCTCCTCAGCAGCCAGCAGCCTCAGGTTTCACCCTCAACCTTGGTGGCACAACATCCACAGCGGCTGCGGTCTCTGCCATCCCATCACTGGGTGGGAGTCTGTTCTCCAACGCTCCCACTTTAG GTTTGGGTCAGGCCACTCTTGGAGGAGGGGGGTTGATGCTGGGCTCTCTGCTAGCTGGCTCcacagtagcagcagcagcagcagcagcagcagcagcacctgcaCCCAGTGTTGGCCTGGGTGGAGTTGATTTCAGCACTTCCTCTGAAAACAAGAGTGACACATCATCTGGAGCCAGTGCACA GGACAGCAAAGCTTTAAAAGATGAGAACCTGCCTCCAGTCATCTGTCAGGATGTGGAGAACTTTCA gaaATTTGTTAAAGACCAGAAACAGGTTCAGGAGGACATCAGCAGGATGTCATCTAAAGCCATCTCTAAAGTCCAGGATGACATCAAAAGCCTCAAACAGCTGCTCTCTGTCAGCGCCAGCGGGCTGCAGCGCCAGGCTCTGGCTATTGACAAGCTGAAGCTGGAGACAGCACAG GAGCTGAAAAACGCTGACATCGCGCTGCGTACACAGAAGACTCCCCCTGGACTTCAGCATGAAAACACTGCCCCGTCAGA TTATTTCCGTAGCCTTATCGAGCAGTTTGAAGTGCAGCTGCAGCAGTATCGCCAGCAGATAGAAGAACTGGAGAACCACCTCACGACGCAGAGCAGCGGCTCCCACATCACCCCTCAGG ACCTGACTCTGGCCATGCAGAAGTTGTACCAGACCTTTGTTGCGCAGGCTGCTCAGCTCCAGTCTGTCCACGAGAATGTGAAG ATCTTGAAGCACCAGTACCTTTCCTACCGCCGGGCCTTCCTCGAAGACTCCACAGACGTCTTCGAGTCCAAACGGgcatcaaacaggaagtggcaGAGTGCGCAGCGAGTCACGACCGGGCCCGCCCCTTTCTCCAGTGTGCCCAACGCTGCAGCTGTGGCCATGGCAGCCACGTTGACCCAGCAACAGCAGCCAACTCCAG GTTTTGGTGGTGGGCCAGGATTTGGTGGGGTGGGGACTGGGGGTTCTTCTTTTGCCTTCTCCTCCACCAGTAAGCCCACAGGAGGCAGTCTGAGTGCAG GTTTCGGTAGCAGCAGCAGTACAGGCTTCAACTTCAGTAACCCTGGCCTCAACCCCTCTGCCGGTCTGACCTTTGGCGTGTCTAACCCGCCGGGTTTTGGAGCCGGAGCGCCTCTCCTCCAACTAAAGAAACCCCCAGCTGGAAACAAAAGGGGCAAGAGATAG